Genomic segment of Triticum aestivum cultivar Chinese Spring chromosome 6A, IWGSC CS RefSeq v2.1, whole genome shotgun sequence:
tgatgtgtttgatatttttgttcagtttcaaaaacatgttgaacgtcttctcaagcacaaaattgttcatgtccagtcagactgggggggggggcgagtatcgcaacctcaactctttctttcagtcgcttgggatagctcatcgtttagcatgtccacatacacatcagcagaatggttcagtcgaacgtaagtatcgtcatattgttgaagctggtcttactcttttggcccatgcatctgttccgtttcggttttggagtgatgctttcaccactgcatgctttctcatcaaccgtactcctactcgtgttttaaacatgaagactcccattgaggttctccttaatgaacaacttgattatacctttctcaaggtatttgggtgtgcttgctggccgcatcttcgtccatataacaagcgcaagcttgagtttcattctaagaagtgtgtttttcttggctatagctctcttcataaaggttaaaaatgtcttcatgttcccactaatcgtgtctatatatctcgggacgtcgtgtttgatgagcatgtttttccctttgccaaccttcctgtgtccactgtcgaaccaccatccctgcattcatcctctgttgcttctgaccaatttgatgatgttgcatactctcctttgctgttacctaaccatggtgcaggaaccggacgtggagctcgtttggagctgttggaggattcaccatcatcatcgtcgtcttctggtgggcacgtcgatcgccctatgttgcatggcatcgattcgcgtgcccatgcatggtcacccgacgagcccgtcgcgccgagcatctccactgctcggtccgtttcgccagcggccgccgagtcgcccgtggctcggcccgtcacgccgtcttcgcctgcggctcggcccgtcacgccatcttcgcccgcggctcgggtcctcacgtcgccttcatcagcggatcggcccgcgacaccagccgcgccacggcccactatgccgagctcgccatcggcccggtctgtgatgccggagtcgccagctgcttcgtctgctctgccggtttcgccggtgggtcggccttcttcgccaaccgagtccgaggctaccgtgactggctcctcgtcaccggctgactcgtcaacgtcgccgtcctccagcccgttgcaggctgctccgtcgacctcggtggttcctgtgtcccgaccacatacacgcagtggcagtggcattttcaaacctaaggaacgtaaggatggtacggttgcttggttggctgcttgtttggctgctgctgttgcggatccatcttctgagcctcgctcatatcaggctgccctgcgcattccacattggcgagaggttatggagcaggagtttcatgctcttcttcgtaacaagacatggactctcgttcctccaccaccacgggtaaatgttattgactcaaaatgggtattcaaagtgaagaagcattcggatggatctattgagcgttacaaagcgcgacttgttgctcgcggttttcggcagcgtcatggtcttgactatgaggacaccttcagtcctgtcgtcaagcctaccactattcggcttcttctctccattgctgtttctcgtggttggtcacttcgtcaacttgatgtgcagaatgcttttctacatggatttttggaggaagaggtttatatgaaacagccgcctggtttctctgatcctgatcgtcctgactatatctgtcgtctttccaaagcactatatggtttgaagcaagctcctcgtgcctggcatgcccgccttgcctctgcccttcgtgctcatgggtttgtgccgtctactgctgacactttgttatttcttctacagaagccagaagtcactatgtatcttttggtatatgtcgatgatattatccttgtcagctcttctcagtatgttgctgatgctcttgtctgctctcttggtgctgattttgcggtcaaagatcttgggaagcttcactactttcttggagttgaggtcacttctcgtgctactggtcttgtccttacgcagaagaagtactccttggagttgttacagagagctggcatgctgaagtgcaaaccgaccaccacacccatgtcgtctaccgataAGATAACAGCtattgatggtgagcttttgtctcctgcggatgccacagagtacaggagcattgttggtggacttcagtacttgacgatcacgagaccagatatcttttatgctgttaacagggtttgtcagtatcttcaggctcccagagatactcattgggctgctgttaaacgcattcttcgttatgttcagttcaccctgacatttggtatgcatattcggccgacttcctctcgggtcctttcggccttctctgatgcagattgggctggtagcccagatgacaggcgatccacggggggttatgcagtattctttggctctaatttgatcgcctagagtgctcggaaacaggctactgtgtcacgtagcagtactgaagctgagtacaaggctgtggctaatgctactgcagagattatttgggtgcagtctttgcttcatgagttgggtttgtctcaaccacagcctcctattctttggtgtgataacatcggtgctacatacctttctgcaaatccagtatttcatgcccgaatgaaatacattgaagttgactatcactttgtacgggaacgtgtatcacagaagcaactccagatcaagtttatctcatctaaggatcaacttgcagacatcttcactaagcctttaccgctgccacagtttgaggcttgtaggcgcaatcttacccttctcagttctttagaaagtggctaagattgagggagggtgttagactatgtatagcttctgtacctatgtacgtatttggtacatattgtaacacaaccattatatataatgaaataagccacccctagagggttgtgctggttccccaaaacttattgtcttacatatATGTACTCAGCTGTTTCAAACTCTCAGTAGTATAGTGAGATTGGAAATGAGAAGATGCATGAAATATACTGGTTTCATTTTGAAATGTGTCACTCAGATAAATATCGCACACATGTTTTCATTTTGATATATCTCTCTAAATTGTTGTTTAGTTCCGCCGCAACACGTGGGTGTCTTCTAGTAATACTGGTTTAGAAACTCTTGCGGAGCAAcatattaatcaattaattaattacagTTACATGATAGAAAGAGTAGAAGAAAATAAATCCAATGCTTTCTAAAAAACCGGAAGGAAACATGTTGGAAATAAGCCACTTGCATAATTACAGTCGCCAACAGTAGTTCCCCGGAAGTTGGGATGGCGTATGCACACAGGGCATTCAGTTTCTAACTTTGCAATAATATTACATGCATATGCAGCATATACACCGAGCATATACTCCATATGACAATTAACATATGGTAAGTGCTTACTCTATATATATACGTACCCAACAAAGGTCAAAATCTAATTACTTGATCAGTAGATTAATTAATTGGTGTGACCTCGGCTGTGTGAGTAGTTAGGCTCCCTCCTGAGCACTCTTCTCGTTGTTCTCCGACGAGGAAATGCCGATGCCAACCTGCAGCCACGACAGCGACTCTCCGGCCACCTTCATGTCCTTGAGGTCGctgaccttggccctcttcgcacTGGTGCTATCGGCCTCGTCCTCCGTGGCCGCGCCGCCTCCGGCAGCCGCGTCGTTGCGGCTGCTCGTCCCGGTCTTATTCACGTGGCTGGCGTTGCTGTGCCCCGTCCAGGACTGCACATACATGGACGCCGGCGCGTTGAGGCAGAGCGGGATGTCGTTGAGCTCGGCGGCCTGTCTGGTGGCGACCGCCTCAGCCGACGGATTTGTTGGCACGTTGAGATCAAGGATTCGCTGGTCCGCCGCGTCGAACATCGGGCTGCCGAGGGTGAGGTGGTGGCACATGGCCGCCATGAGGTGATCGGGAACGACGGGCTGGAGCTTGGCGTGGTCCGTTGCGCTGGAGGTGAGCCAGTGGCACCGCTTGTGGCCCCCGAGCGCTTGCCCCGACGTGAACACGCGGTGGCAGATGGAGCATTCGTGCACCTTCCCCTTCTTCTTGAACGGAGAAAAGGCGGCTGCTACCGGCGCTGCATCAGCGATCGGCATAATGGACATTTCCGTCGTTGCTGCGGGCACAACGAACTCGCCGGCGCCAACACTCGTCGCCTTGCCGGCATCGAGGTTACCCGACTTCCCTTCTGCAGTGCTGGTATCTCCTACAGCCTCAGGGATGGCCCTGGTGTTGTCGTGTAGAGCAGCCGATGCCATAGCCTGTTGGTGGGTACTCTCGTTGCGGCTGCTCTCAAGCTTGGCGGCGAAGCACCCTTTAACTTTCTTGTGGCTGGCACGGTGCCCGCCGAGAGCCTGGTGTGAGGTGAACACCTTCTTGCACGCCTTGCATTCAAACAAGCCGCGTGGGACGGTTGGAACGTGCTGCGCCACTACCACCTGAGGCGCAGAAAACTTGAACTGTGCTGTCATGGGAGGGATGATCGAGAGCGGTTGTGGCACCAGGAGTTTATTCCTTTCTTCATCCTTGCTCGCTGATGCGGACGACTCCTGGTCGGCATCCACATGCACTGTTGGTTGCGTGACACGAGACGAGGAGAGCATGACGAGGCAattggcaaggtcctcctcctcgcTTGATGGGGCCGGCTGTTGCACTTCCGATATGGCACTGCTCCCGGCGATCATCACCTTGGCGCGGCGTGACCGTTTCCCCTTGGACCACCCGGAGGCCAACGCCAGGTCcccttcctcctcgtcgtcctcatcCAAGCCTTCGTCGGCGTTATTATGCAGTGGCGACGACGAACGGAGGGAGCCATCCAAATCATCGTCCTCGTCAAAGCTGCACCTTCCATGATCCAGCAACGACTTCCACGACGTGAACTCCTTCCCGCAGTTCTCGCACACCCGGCAGTTCCGTAGCCGTCCAGGGTTGGCGCGGAGCCCGTACATGCGTTTGGCCGTCGTCGGCGACGGGCTCCCCGCCTCGGACGATTCGCCGACACCGCCGCCATCATCATTGAAGGCATCCTCGGCGGCTAGCGCGTCGTCCGCGATCCCGTGCGCCCTCATGTGCCCGCCGAGCGCCCGTCCGCACATGAACCCCTTCTTGCACACCTTGCAGTGGTGCTTGTAGGCctggggcgccggcggcgggggaggaggcgggcgCGGCGGTGCCGGGATCAGCTGCATCTGCGCCACCGGCTGCTGGTTCTCCATGACCATGGCCATGATCGGTCGGCGGGGTGTTCGTTCGGGCAATGGCGCGCATTAGGGGGGAGCTAGGACCGGATATTGGTGGCGCGTGGCCCGTATATATCTGCATGCCACTACTAAAGATAGTGGTGCAGTGAACTAGAATAGACATGGGATTGCTTTAGCTTGTACGGCTGCAATGGCTCCGTACCGACTTGCCCCTGCATGCACGGGGACTTGAAAGATTCGTTCTCGT
This window contains:
- the LOC123127940 gene encoding uncharacterized protein, which produces MAMVMENQQPVAQMQLIPAPPRPPPPPPPAPQAYKHHCKVCKKGFMCGRALGGHMRAHGIADDALAAEDAFNDDGGGVGESSEAGSPSPTTAKRMYGLRANPGRLRNCRVCENCGKEFTSWKSLLDHGRCSFDEDDDLDGSLRSSSPLHNNADEGLDEDDEEEGDLALASGWSKGKRSRRAKVMIAGSSAISEVQQPAPSSEEEDLANCLVMLSSSRVTQPTVHVDADQESSASASKDEERNKLLVPQPLSIIPPMTAQFKFSAPQVVVAQHVPTVPRGLFECKACKKVFTSHQALGGHRASHKKVKGCFAAKLESSRNESTHQQAMASAALHDNTRAIPEAVGDTSTAEGKSGNLDAGKATSVGAGEFVVPAATTEMSIMPIADAAPVAAAFSPFKKKGKVHECSICHRVFTSGQALGGHKRCHWLTSSATDHAKLQPVVPDHLMAAMCHHLTLGSPMFDAADQRILDLNVPTNPSAEAVATRQAAELNDIPLCLNAPASMYVQSWTGHSNASHVNKTGTSSRNDAAAGGGAATEDEADSTSAKRAKVSDLKDMKVAGESLSWLQVGIGISSSENNEKSAQEGA